The following are from one region of the Macrobrachium nipponense isolate FS-2020 chromosome 21, ASM1510439v2, whole genome shotgun sequence genome:
- the LOC135197663 gene encoding sialidase-like, translating into MGWRPASALVAVGLLVQIFGSEAQAITDSRECRFCPETCLSVPRSDGSCPICICNGAALPDCPELPDFCPRNCVLRRNNEGCNQCACMRENPIICPPLPPCPEECQQIMDEDGCPRCICDAPPRTCPAITCPEGCTEELGSDGCISCRCQRTEICPAMQPCLRGCIENDPDSGCFFCNCTLISEDPVISPGENRRGIGPFGPRPSDVGPVIGNNPMPSIPTDRCRNERLFCPADCRIVVAAHGCRECMCGEDAYLCPGVPRCSNRCLFLSPQDKCCRCDCRGPGPINGVLTITVLRVPPFKPGRPFIPFGTFGPDIDFDEIPFLPPFSPREPENNCTVDPSTCNPACRVITDSDGCPQCDCPGDLCPRIRCPLKCVTEFAPNGCPICNCRQGPTPINPDSETIGPAGPVLPEQPNYPGIPLIPTDPVGPTNPSPPVVPNERNDPLDNPLTQSEPINPSGIPLSPGDPMMPMEPVRPANPMMPMEPDNPMIPKEQARPGNPMMLADPAEPGIPLTPADLAGPGIPLVPAASAGPGIPLVPADQAGPGIPLIPVEPLQPVDPMIQTQPNDPRNPMNPVVPGGPATTMMPMQPEKPGNPMNPKEPQGTGNVMTPMVPGEPTNTTMSTDPKGSSNPLTPMKPREPMNSLTPVEPNLPSNTAGTPSLSPGPENSEIPDEADASATPVSPTLPSDDVSPDISTTPDDPAVSTEPNTPAPTEQPLDAALPGETVNPPPSKRPNNQSVPEIPNDTESFFESTLRTSAGMIPSASSMRIHPTGRSNLQMERVRHTASIKKISSNEHENENTLSQLPILSKTMSTLVFWFPLKKYFGRCST; encoded by the exons ATGGGCTGGAGGCCTGCGTCAGCGCTGGTCGCAGTTGGGCTTTTAGTGCAAATTTTTGGCTCTGAAGCTCAGGCTATAACTGACAGTCGAG AATGTCGGTTCTGCCCTGAAACTTGCTTGTCGGTGCCCCGGAGCGACGGGTCTTGTCCAATATGCATTTGCAATGGAGCAGCACTCCCGGACTGCCCAGAGCTCCCGGACTTCTGCCCAAGAAACTGTGTCCTACGGCGCAACAATGAGGGCTGCAACCAGTGTGCCTGCATGAGAGAAAACCCCATCATATGCCCACCTTTACCACCATGTCCAGAGGAATGCCAGCAAATTATGGATGAAGACGGTTGTCCGAGGTGCATCTGCGATGCCCCTCCCCGTACCTGTCCGGCTATCACTTGCCCCGAAGGATGCACAGAGGAGCTGGGATCAGATGGCTGTATTAGTTGTCGATGCCAGCGTACAGAGATCTGCCCAGCCATGCAACCCTGTCTCCGAGGCTGCATAGAAAATGATCCTGATAGTGGCTGCTTTTTTTGCAACTGTACTCTAATCTCTGAAGATCCTGTAATTTCACCTGGTGAGAACCGACGAGGTATCGGGCCATTTGGTCCTAGACCTTCCGATGTTGGTCCAGTTATAGGAAACAATCCCATGCCTTCTATTCCAACTGATCGGTGTCGAAATGAACGCCTCTTTTGTCCAGCAGACTGCCGTATAGTAGTTGCTGCTCATGGATGTCGAGAATGTATGTGCGGAGAAGATGCTTACTTATGTCCAGGAGTTCCAAGGTGTTCAAACCGCTGTTTGTTTTTAAGTCCTCAAGATAAGTGCTGCCGTTGTGACTGCAGGGGTCCCGGACCAATCAATGGGGTTCTGACAATTACAGTACTGAGAGTGCCACCATTCAAGCCTGGTCGCCCTTTTATACCCTTTGGAACATTTGGACCAGACATCGACTTTGATGAAATTCCATTTTTGCCCCCTTTTTCTCCCAGAGAACCTGAAAATAATTGTACAGTGGATCCTTCTACATGTAATCCAGCTTGCAGAGTAATAACAGACTCTGATGGGTGCCCACAATGTGACTGTCCTGGAGACCTATGTCCTCGCATTAGATGTCCACTAAAGTGTGTGACAGAGTTTGCACCTAATGGTTGCCCTATTTGCAATTGTCGACAGGGACCTACCCCAATAAACCCCGATTCTGAGACCATTGGTCCAGCTGGTCCAGTCCTACCTGAGCAACCTAACTATCCTGGTATTCCACTGATACCAACTGATCCTGTTGGACCAACAAATCCAAGCCCTCCAGTGGTACCTAATGAACGTAATGACCCTCTTGATAACCCACTAACGCAATCTGAGCCTATCAACCCCTCTGGTATACCACTTTCGCCTGGTGATCCTATGATGCCAATGGAACCAGTAAGGCCTGCTAATCCCATGATGCCGATGGAACCAGATAATCCTATGATACCAAAAGAGCAAGCAAGACCTGGTAATCCTATGATGCTAGCAGATCCAGCTGAACCTGGTATTCCTCTGACGCCAGCAGATCTCGCAGGACCTGGTATTCCTCTAGTGCCAGCAGCTTCAGCAGGACCTGGTATTCCTTTGGTGCCAGCAGATCAAGCAGGACCCGGTATTCCTCTGATACCAGTAGAGCCATTACAACCTGTTGATCCTATGATACAAACACAGCCAAATGACCCACGTAACCCTATGAATCCAGTGGTTCCAGGAGGGCCTGCTACTACTATGATGCCTATGCAGCCAGAAAAACCTGGTAATCCTATGAATCCAAAAGAGCCACAAGGAACTGGTAATGTTATGACACCAATGGTTCCAGGAGAACCTACTAATACTACAATGTCCACGGATCCAAAGGGATCTAGTAATCCTTTGACGCCCATGAAACCAAGAGAACCCATGAATTCTCTGACTCCAGTTGAACCAAATCTACCATCTAATACCGCTGGCACGCCATCGCTATCACCTGGGCCTGAGAACTCTGAAATCCCTGATGAGGCTGATGCTTCTGCCACCCCTGTCAGCCCAACTCTGCCATCTGATGACGTTTCCCCTGATATTTCCACCACTCCAGACGACCCTGCAGTTTCCACTGAGCCAAATACACCAGCACCTACAGAACAGCCACTGGATGCTGCCTTACCAGGAGAAACTGTTAATCCTCCTCCATCAAAAAGGCCAAACAATCAATCTGTACCTGAAATTCCAAATGATACTGAAAGCTTTTTTGAATCTACTTTACGGACCTCAGCTGGTATGATACCATCAGCCAGTTCCATGAGAATACACCCAACAGGAAGGTCAAATTTACAAATGGAGCGGGTACGACACACAGCATCCATAAAGAAAATAAGTTCCaatgaacatgaaaatgaaaatactttatcACAGTTGCCGATCCTCAGCAAAACGATGTCGACCCTGGTCTTTTGGTTTCcccttaaaaaatattttggcaGGTGTTCTACTTAG